In Candidatus Bathyarchaeia archaeon, one DNA window encodes the following:
- a CDS encoding rubredoxin, translated as MVKWECFICGYIYDPAVGDPEHGLKPGTPFEALPENWICPICGAPKDQFVKKE; from the coding sequence TTGGTAAAGTGGGAATGTTTTATTTGCGGGTACATCTACGATCCAGCAGTTGGAGATCCGGAGCACGGCTTAAAACCTGGAACGCCCTTTGAGGCTTTACCCGAAAACTGGATCTGCCCAATTTGCGGGGCGCCAAAAGACCAATTTGTCAAGAAAGAGTAG